The Pseudomonas sp. MPC6 nucleotide sequence TGCTTGCCTTCCACTTTGATCTGGCGATTTCCACCGACCTTGTGGCTTTCATCAGCCTCGATTTCGGTGTCCATGTTGCGCTCGGCGTGGACAATCACTTGCTCGGCACCGGCCTTGTCTTCGAAGCGGAAAAAGTTAGCGTTGCTACCCCTCCCCTTCATCGACCGCGTCAAAAACCCGCTCTGGGTCTTGCTCGCCGGCAACGACCACGGCGGCATGTTCTGGCTGTTGTAGAGGCTGCCCATGACCAGCGGGCGGTCGGGGTTGCCGTCGAGGAACACCACCACCACTTCATCGCCGACCCGCGGAATGAGGATGCTGCCGAAGCCACCGCTGGCACCGGATTGGGCGACGCGGATCCAGCAGGAGCTTTTATCGTTGAAATCGCCGTAACGGTCCCAGTGGAACTGCACTTTTACCCGGCCGAGTTCGTCGGTGTAGATCTCTTCGCCTGGAGGCCCCACGATGCTGGCGGTTTGAGGACCGCTAATTGAGGGCGTCCGCGTGTTGAGTTGAGGGCGAAATTTTATTTTTTTGCGCACGCAGTTAATCTTGTTGGCATAACCAGCCTGTTTACCAGATAGGTAATTGTTACTGCCTCCATGCTCAATGCTCATCAAAAGAAACTTTCGGTTCTCAGAAGAACCATTATCGTGTTCATAGTGCTGCGTGAGCTCGAACGAATAACCAGGACGCATCGCTCGGCAGTTGCTCTCCCCCAGAAACTCCTTGCCTCTAAGTTCTAGAGCTTCAACTCTGTTTCTCACCAACACTTCGCCATCATCGTAAGAGCCATGGGTATATTGGCCCATGAAGTCGTAGATCTCGTACGCAGCAACATCGCCCTGTTGACTGATACTTTTCATACTCACTGGAAGTCGGTTTCCAGGCTGGCGATAATCAAAGGTCTGGATAGAAATTATGCTGGACTGCAGTTCCCGCTCAGCGCTCCAATGGGTGATTGAATCAGCTGTTTCAGTAACTGAAGCTGTGTGAAAGCGCACTTGAGGCTGTTCTGGCAGAGGGGGCAATAGCGTTGAGTCATCCATGATGATCATCGTGTGACTATCAGCGGTGTGCTCGAAATAAAAAAAAAGCCCTTCGCCTTCCAGCAATCGCATCACGAAATGTCGATCGCTTTCCCGATACTGTGTGATATAGCTATATTTTTTAAGTGAACGATCAATGCGAAATTGAAATTTGGCAACTCCTTCATAACGGCCAAACACCTCTGAAACAACTTGTTCTACCGTTTGCTCCTGATAAATCCGAGAGTCAAACCGCTGCTCAAGCAAGCTGAGCCAAGAACCGATTAGCGCCGAATAGCGACACATACCGCCGTCGCTACCATTACTGCCGAAACGCAATACATGGCCGTTGATGTATCGACTCGATCCTGTAGCCAATTCGATCTCGATCGTCGCTGACTGCCCCATCGCTGTTTTCAATTTTACGCCAGCATCGTCGGATAGCAGATCCAACTGAAAACCAAAGTCTGTCGACAGCCCTTCATGCCCTGTAAAGGACTCCAGCAATAGCGCTTGCCCGCCTTTCAGTCCCAGCGTCAATTTGAATAAACGGCGGTTCTGCGCCGTAAGCAGAGATAAAAACTCCATTGTCATGCGCAACTCCTTGTTTTTATTCAGACATGTAGCCATCTTTCGCGGTATGCAAACGCTGAAGTAATATGCGCAAAAATTGCGCCCGCTCCTGCTCTTCAGTTGGCGTTATAACCGCTTCAGCCGAAGCCGTTTCATGGATCACCGTAACGAAACGACACAAAAGTTGATGTAGGAAACGTCCTTGAATCCTGTCCGACGTCTCCGCATTTCAAAATTACGCTAATACGAAGCGGCCCCAATATCGCAGTCTGCGCCGCTCCCTGCATTTGGCAGCATCACTACCGGCGAAACTAAAACCCCCTCACCGCTTGGGTCAGCGTTAGGCACGCAGCAGCAGAACCACTGGCAACAACACGAACTACGGCAACAGCAATCCTTGCAATTTGCAGTAATGCGCCAACGGCCCTATTGGCAGGAAGATGTCCATGGCCATGATGATTCCGGTCATCACCAGCTGAGGTATGGGCTCGACTTCGTTGAGGCCGTACTGCGCGGGAGCACAGGTAACCGCCGAAGCACTCCTTGAGTAGAGTCAGGTTCATGACAGTTTCCCCAAGGTCGGCCGGGAAACCGCCGAGCAGGCCTGTCTTTGCGCCGCGATGACGACAAGGGGGTCGAATATCACGCACGATTCAGTGTGAATGAG carries:
- the tssI gene encoding type VI secretion system tip protein TssI/VgrG → MTMEFLSLLTAQNRRLFKLTLGLKGGQALLLESFTGHEGLSTDFGFQLDLLSDDAGVKLKTAMGQSATIEIELATGSSRYINGHVLRFGSNGSDGGMCRYSALIGSWLSLLEQRFDSRIYQEQTVEQVVSEVFGRYEGVAKFQFRIDRSLKKYSYITQYRESDRHFVMRLLEGEGLFFYFEHTADSHTMIIMDDSTLLPPLPEQPQVRFHTASVTETADSITHWSAERELQSSIISIQTFDYRQPGNRLPVSMKSISQQGDVAAYEIYDFMGQYTHGSYDDGEVLVRNRVEALELRGKEFLGESNCRAMRPGYSFELTQHYEHDNGSSENRKFLLMSIEHGGSNNYLSGKQAGYANKINCVRKKIKFRPQLNTRTPSISGPQTASIVGPPGEEIYTDELGRVKVQFHWDRYGDFNDKSSCWIRVAQSGASGGFGSILIPRVGDEVVVVFLDGNPDRPLVMGSLYNSQNMPPWSLPASKTQSGFLTRSMKGRGSNANFFRFEDKAGAEQVIVHAERNMDTEIEADESHKVGGNRQIKVEGKHSETIKLETSIAVEDGSYYVTVDKGEVKIKAATSITLEVGASKLVMNHDGTITLAGIAVDVEGTTIINLNKAS